The Spirulina subsalsa PCC 9445 region AAAGAGGGCATCTCTAAAACCAAACTGCATGAACATTAAAATATTGGCAAAACTAATGCCTGCTAGGGCGACGAGGAGGCGTACTTTTTCGTGGGTGAGTTGCAGCCAAGCGAGGGGAATTTTCATGGTTTAAAGCAGGATTCTAACTAAAACTTTGGCGTTGGTGAGTCCGGCGACTTGTTGGCTGGCGGCTGGGGGGAGCATAATATTCACTTCGACTACGCGAACATCGACATCGGCGGCGGGATCGGTGTCTAATACATCCCGTTTGCCAATTTGTAGCCCAATGTTGCTGACGATGCCTTGTAGTTCTCCCTCGAAGGAACCGCTTTGACTGGTAATGATGGCGCGTTGGTTGGGTTGTACTTTGCTGATGTCGCTTTCGTAGACTTCTGCCACTACCATCATTTGGTTGGTTTGCCCAATTTGCACGATGCCTCCTGTGTCTTTGACGGTTTCTCCGGGGTGGGTGTTGATTTTGAGGATTTGGCCGGGGATGGGCGATCGCACAACGGCTAAGTCTAGATCGGCTTGGGCTTGCAAGAAGGCGGCTTTGGCTCGTTCGACTTGGGCTTGGGCTTGACGAATTTCGACGGGGCGGATTTCTTGAATGCGGGCGAGGTTGGCGCGGGCTTCTTGGATTTGTTTGGTTAGGGTGGTTAGGAGGTTCTGGGCGTTGGCGTTGGCTTCTTCTAGGCGTTTGTTGGCGGTTTCGAGGTTGAGGCGCAGGCGATCGCGTTCGGAGGCGGAAACGGCCCCATCGTCGTATAACTGGGCATAGCGTTCATATTCAACCTTGGCGTTGTTCCGTTCGGCTTCGAGACGTTGCAGGATGGCTCTTTGGCTTTCTTGTTCTAGGTTGACTTGGGCGGTGAGGCGTTCAATGGTGGTGCGGGCGACTTCGATTTCTCCCTGTTTAGCCCCTGCTTGGACTATCGCTAGATTGGCTTCGGCGACGGTAATCTCCTGTCGGGCGCGTTCGGCGGCGGCCATGAGGCGGTTGTAATTGTCGAGAACGGCAATCACTTGTTCGGGTTCGACGCGATCGCCTTGTTGCACCAATAACCGCGCTACTTTCGCCCCCCCTGTGTTGGAGGGGGGAGCAACGTTAATCACTTCTCCGAGGGGTTCTATACGTCCTAGGGCGGTGACGGCCTCAATGGTGGGGGCCGGTGCGCTCTGTTCTGCTGAGGGGTTCTCGGCGACGTTAGAGGTCATTCGTAACGCATACCAAGTGCTTCCTCCGACGGCTGCGATCGCCACTACAATCGCACCCACGATCAACCGTTTATCTCCGAGGATTTGCTCTAAGCGGGATTGTAGTTCAGTAGCCATGACACTCTCTGTTCTAATTCAGAGTTTCCCTTAATGTACCACTGTTTTGAGAATCCGTCGGGTTTGGGTGTGGCAGAGAATGGGGAATTGAGAATTAATAACTGTTTCCTCAAGACTGTTTACTATTCCCCTCCCTTTGCCACCAGCTACAAACCAAACGAATTTCATCATAAGAAAAACTCTCATCCAAACAGTCTTTAATCGGCGTTAATCTCTCGAAACCTACCTTTTGAATGATTTCTATAATCTGCCCTTGCCGCTCTGAACTCACAAAGCGATTAATGTCAATATCCTGTTGACATTTTATTAACTCACTTAAATGGGTAGAAATCGTACTCGTCTTTAACTGCCGCGCTTCGGCAATTTCGGCTAAACTCAAACCCTGCCGATATAACTCCAGAGTTTGCATTTGAGTATCACTCAGGCGATTAATAAAAGTATTATTCTGATAACAAAACTCCCGAATTGCTGAAACAAATTGTTCCCCATACCGTTCCAACTTTTGCGCCCCCACCCCGGAAATTTTAGCAAAATCATCTAAATTTTGGGGCGTTTTCTCTGCCATCAACCGCAAACTATAATCGGCAAAAATAACATAGGGTGGGACACCATTTGCATCCGCCAGTTGTTTCCGTAATTTTCGTAACTTTTCAAACAACATCTGGGCATCAGAACTTTGTAACGGTTCTTCCCCTGCCCGTTTAGTTGATTTTTGCGGAGTCACTGCAATGGAAACCTCGCGCTGTTTCCGCAGAACCTCCCAACTTTTCTTGTTTAATTTTAAGGTATTATAACCGTCTTGAGTTTGATTCATCAAACCCTGATGAAGTAAAGCACGAGCTAACATTTTCCACTCATCCTTACTCCTATCCTTACCAATACCATAAGTCGAGAGTAAATGATGACCATAACTCTCAACCTTTTTACTCCGAGAACCCCGCAATACGTCAATAATGTGAATCATGCCAAACTTTTCCTTAGTTCGGGCAACACAAGATAAAAACTTTTGGGCTTCAATCGTCCAATCTTCTATCGGTTTCGGGTCACGACAATTATCGCAGTTTTGGCAATTTCCCTTAAACTTTTCCCCAAAATAACTTAACTGGATTGTGCGGCGGCAACTGGTAGCTTCCGCATAATCAATCATTTGTTCAAGTTGTTGGTAAGCAATGCGTTGTTCCTTGGGATCGGTTTTTTGCTCGATGAAATATCGCACGCGAAAAATATCACTGGAACTGTACAATAGAATGCAACTCGCATTCTCCCCATCCCGTCCAGCCCGCCCTGATTCTTGATAGTATCCTTCTAAATTTCGAGGCAGATCATAATGAACCACAAAGCGCACATCCGGCTTATTAATCCCCATGCCAAAGGCAATCGTTGCCACAATAATTTGTACATCATCCCGAATAAAACGGGTTTGGTTATGGTTACGCAGTTCTGAAGTCATACCCCCATGGTAGGGTAACGCCGAAACATTATCTCGTTGCAAACGGGCGGCAATCTCTTCTACATTTTTACGACTGAGACAATAGACAATCCCTGAACTGTTGGCATGGTTTTGAATCACTTTCAACAGTTGGGGATAACTGCGTTTTTCTTTAGGAATAACCCCGTAATATAAATTAGGACGGTTAAAACTGGAAATGTGAAAATGGGGGTCTTGTAGTGCCAGTTGGTTAATGATATCCTGTTGGACTCGTTGGGTTGCCGTAGCTGTGAGTGCCATCATGGGGGTATCAGGATAACGTTGGCGTAAAAGCCTGAGTTGACGGTATTCTGGGCGGAAATCATGGCCCCACTCCGAGACACAATGGGCTTCATCAATGGCAAAAGAAGCCAAACCAAGGCGATCGCGCAAAATATCCAAAAACGGGATAAAAGACTCACTCAGCAAGCGTTCTGGGGCAACATAGAGCAGCTTAATAGAACCCGAAAGGATTTGTTGTTCGCGATCGCGCACCTCCTCCCGCTCCAAGCTACTATTTAAAAAAGTCGCCCCCACCCCATTATTCTGTAGCGCATCCACCTGATCCTTCATCAGCGCAATCAAAGGAGACACCACAATTGTCACCCCAGAACGCAACAACGCCGGGAGTTGATAACACAAAGACTTCCCGCCCCCCGTCGGCATAATCACCAACACATCCCGATTTTGCAGCGCCTCAGTAATGACTTGCCGTTGTCCTGGGCGGAAAGCATCATAACCAAAAAAGTGCTTGAGGGAACTTTCAAGGGAATTTAGTTGATACATTTAGACTAGCTCCCAAAAACCCCTTACAACACCTGATGAGTATAGGCGTGTTGCTTCACATTATCCTCAGCACTCACCATATTTTCCGCATTCAGTACCCGCTTTTTCTCCGTCGAGTAATTAAAATCCTCCTTCTTCATCCCCACAGGAATCAAAGCTTGGGCTTCAGGGCGACGCTTATAAGTCCGAGAAGCCGCCACCGCCCGTTCCGCGAAATTTTCGCACAGTTTCGCACTGCTGGGAAATTCCCCCGGAATCGTAATTTCATCCGTCCCAAAAAAATCCCCTAAATTCTTACCATAAGCCCATTGATAAGACGTAGGAATCCCCTTCATCAGAGCTTCCAGTGCAGAACTCGGAATCGGTTCAATCACGTCCACTGCGGAAACTTCCCCCCCATCCCGCACAAAACAAGTCGCCAAACCGAAAACACAA contains the following coding sequences:
- the recQ gene encoding DNA helicase RecQ → MYQLNSLESSLKHFFGYDAFRPGQRQVITEALQNRDVLVIMPTGGGKSLCYQLPALLRSGVTIVVSPLIALMKDQVDALQNNGVGATFLNSSLEREEVRDREQQILSGSIKLLYVAPERLLSESFIPFLDILRDRLGLASFAIDEAHCVSEWGHDFRPEYRQLRLLRQRYPDTPMMALTATATQRVQQDIINQLALQDPHFHISSFNRPNLYYGVIPKEKRSYPQLLKVIQNHANSSGIVYCLSRKNVEEIAARLQRDNVSALPYHGGMTSELRNHNQTRFIRDDVQIIVATIAFGMGINKPDVRFVVHYDLPRNLEGYYQESGRAGRDGENASCILLYSSSDIFRVRYFIEQKTDPKEQRIAYQQLEQMIDYAEATSCRRTIQLSYFGEKFKGNCQNCDNCRDPKPIEDWTIEAQKFLSCVARTKEKFGMIHIIDVLRGSRSKKVESYGHHLLSTYGIGKDRSKDEWKMLARALLHQGLMNQTQDGYNTLKLNKKSWEVLRKQREVSIAVTPQKSTKRAGEEPLQSSDAQMLFEKLRKLRKQLADANGVPPYVIFADYSLRLMAEKTPQNLDDFAKISGVGAQKLERYGEQFVSAIREFCYQNNTFINRLSDTQMQTLELYRQGLSLAEIAEARQLKTSTISTHLSELIKCQQDIDINRFVSSERQGQIIEIIQKVGFERLTPIKDCLDESFSYDEIRLVCSWWQREGNSKQS
- a CDS encoding HlyD family efflux transporter periplasmic adaptor subunit, coding for MATELQSRLEQILGDKRLIVGAIVVAIAAVGGSTWYALRMTSNVAENPSAEQSAPAPTIEAVTALGRIEPLGEVINVAPPSNTGGAKVARLLVQQGDRVEPEQVIAVLDNYNRLMAAAERARQEITVAEANLAIVQAGAKQGEIEVARTTIERLTAQVNLEQESQRAILQRLEAERNNAKVEYERYAQLYDDGAVSASERDRLRLNLETANKRLEEANANAQNLLTTLTKQIQEARANLARIQEIRPVEIRQAQAQVERAKAAFLQAQADLDLAVVRSPIPGQILKINTHPGETVKDTGGIVQIGQTNQMMVVAEVYESDISKVQPNQRAIITSQSGSFEGELQGIVSNIGLQIGKRDVLDTDPAADVDVRVVEVNIMLPPAASQQVAGLTNAKVLVRILL